A window from Salarias fasciatus chromosome 11, fSalaFa1.1, whole genome shotgun sequence encodes these proteins:
- the trpv6 gene encoding transient receptor potential cation channel subfamily V member 6 — MSPSLARSAPSELNHWWSQLKFRLQNKKGWNEMLDETFLLHTKNINDIPLFYAAKKNSTGCIKKLLSCASTNIFERGALGETALHVAVMNDNQDAAVALMDGAPELINEPMTSELFQGVTPLHIAVVNQNINLVSHLISRGGDVSTPRVTGLYFRKRIGGLLYCGEHILSFAACAGNEDIISMVIDAGASTRVQDYRGNTLLHILVLQPNKTIACQAIDLILTRDAELDQPVPLDMVPNYRGLTPFKLAAKEGNIVAFQHLVNKRRVVQWSLGPLSSHLYDLTEIDSWADSMSVLELIVASHQREARRILEVTPVRQLVSLKWNLYGKHYFRLLLLLYLLYIGTFTLCCVFRPLKDAPENYTKSDMDKTIRVQKTLNESYVTYEDSLRLAGEVISILGALLILLLEIPDILRVGARRYFGQTALGGPFHVILISYACLVVLLCVFRACEVQGEAEVMAVCLVLGWCNVMFFARGFEMLGPYVIMIQKIIFGDLTKFMWLSFIVLIGFSTSLWMVYMTQEPDAIPSYRSFPITLFSQFELSVGLIDLPVEHTIFTPPIVHVLHCTFSVVSYILLLNLLIAMMSDTHWRVAQERDELWRTQVVATTLMLERRLPRCLWPRLGVCGLNYGLKERWYLRVEDRHDPMIQKMRRYIKAFSKEEENEREELEKSDTVKETVKLRHKNRGFNRRTLTGWDMIRHSTLGLEMEQEESVDDPDIKYV, encoded by the exons ATGTCTCCGTCTCTGGCCAGATCTGCTCCCAGCGAGCTCAACCACTGGTGGAGCCAGCTGAAGTTTCGCCTGCAAAACAAGAAAGGATGGAATGAGATGCTGGATGAGACGTTTCTGCTCCACacaaaaaa CATAAATGACATTCCTCTCTTCTATGCGGCTAAAAAGAACAGCACTGGCTGCATTAAGAAATTGCTCAGCTGTGCTTCCACCAACATCTTCGAGAGAG GGGCCCTGGGAGAGACGGCTCTGCATGTTGCTGTGATGAACGATAACCAGGATGCCGCCGTGGCTCTGATGGACGGAGCTCCCGAGCTCATCAACGAACCCATGACCTCTGAGCTTTTCCAAG GTGTCACTCCTCTCCACATCGCCGTGGTGAATCAGAACATCAACCTGGTCAGTCATCTGATTAGTCGTGGCGGTGACGTGTCCACGCCTCGAGTCACCGGTCTGTATTTTAGGAAGCGGATCGGAGGCCTTCTGTACTGCG GTGAGCACATCCTGTCTTTTGCTGCTTGTGCTGGAAACGAGGACATTATTTCCATGGTCATAGATGCAGGGGCGAGCACTCGGGTCCAGGATTACCGAG GCAACACATTGCTTCACATTTTGGTTCTGCAGCCCAACAAGACGATTGCATGCCAGGCCATTGACCTGATTCTGACACGCGATGCGGAGCTGGACCAGCCAGTGCCTCTCGACATGGTGCCAAACTACCGAGGACTCACGCCCTTTAAACTGGCTGCCAAGGAGGGGAACATCGTG gctTTTCAGCACCTGGTTAACAAGAGGCGAGTGGTGCAGTGGAGTCTGGGCCCTCTGAGCTCGCACCTGTACGACCTGACCGAGATCGACTCGTGGGCCGACAGCATGTCAGTGCTTGAGCTCATCGTGGCCAGCCACCAGAGAGAG GCAAGAAGGATACTTGAGGTCACTCCTGTTAGACAGCTGGTCAGTCTGAAGTGGAACCTGTACGGGAAACATTACTTCAG gctgctgctgctgctgtacctCCTCTACATCGGGACCTTCACCCTGTGCTGTGTGTTCCGCCCTCTGAAGGACGCTCCGGAGAACTACACAAAATCAGACATGGACAAAACCATCAGGGTCCAGAAGACGCTCAAT GAGAGTTATGTGACATATGAGGACAGCTTGCGGCTGGCGGGGGAGGTCATCAGCATCCTGGGCGCTTTGCTCATCCTCCTACTGGAG ATCCCTGATATCCTGAGAGTGGGAGCGAGGCGTTACTTCGGCCAGACGGCACTGGGAGGCCCCTTCCACGTCATCCT TATCAGCTATGCCTGCCTGgtggtgctgctgtgtgtgttcagagcctGCGAGGTGCAGGGAGAGGCCGAGGTCATGGCCGTGTGTTTGGTCCTGGGCTGGTGCAACGTCATGTTCTTCGCCCGAGGCTTTGAGATGCTCGGCCCGTACGTCATCATGATACAGAAG ATTATATTTGGAGACCTGACCAAGTTCATGTGGCTGAGTTTCATTGTGCTCATTGGTTTTTCCACCT CGCTGTGGATGGTGTATATGACGCAGGAACCGGACGCCATCCCTTCGTACCGCTCCTTCCCCATCACCCTCTTCTCCCAGTTTGAGCTGAGCGTGGGCCTCATCGACCTCCCGGTGGAGCACACCATCTTCACCCCGCCCATCGTCCACGTCCTGCACTGCACCTTCTCGGTGGTCTCCtacatcctcctcctcaaccTGCTCATCGCCATGATGAGTGACACGCACTGGAGGGTGGCCCAGGAGCGAGACGAGCTCTGGAGGACTCAG GTGGTGGCCACGACTCTGATGCTGGAGCGGAGGCTTCCCCGCTGCCTGTGGCCTCGGCTCGGGGTGTGTGGGCTGAATTACGGACTGAAGGAGCGCTGGTACCTCAG GGTTGAAGACAGACATGACCCCATGATACAAAAGATGCGACGTTATATTAAAGCTTTCtcgaaagaggaggaaaatgaaagagaggagctggagaagtcCGACACGGTCAAGGAAACTGTGAAGCTCAGGCATAAAAACAGAGGATTCAACAGGAGAACCCTGACAGGGTGGGATATGATTCGGCACAGCACTTTAGGCCTGgagatggagcaggaggagtcGGTAGACGACCCGGACATTAAATATGTCTAA
- the LOC115397029 gene encoding natural killer cells antigen CD94 isoform X1: MVTDCLALGQKTFRGKRQSSAQFELSGHFSTMYIKFCRSLFVDKKDEGSGNLSKLSVELEEDKEKPGEGNSRLYRSACLVLGLLCLALLLLVIVLFVKLHTGSTVCPEQGQTAPADKKRTPFGPVCSYDQCQAYFNRGELQQCECYCAPGWKGYGRSCFFFSTFRLSWDESLQNCTSRGGSLAIVNSPEVQNFLARAGSLTYWIGLRELNSGWTWVNRTVLRESHWAEAPLTGDCVALMGRNPPDKNWIKASCQASTYFICQQNF, encoded by the exons atggtgacggaCTGTCTCGCGCTGGGACAGAAGACGTTCAGGGGGAAAAGGCAGAGCAGTGCGCAGTTTGAACTGTCCGGACATTTTTCCACCATGTATATCAAATTCTGTCGCAGTTTATTTGTGGACAAGAAAGATGAAGGCAGTGGGAACTTGTCGAAATTATCGGTGGAGCTGGAAGAAGACAAAG AGAAACCGGGCGAGGGGAACAGCCGTCTGTACCGGTCAGCCTGCCTGGTCCTGGGGCTCCTCTGCctcgccctgctgctgctcgtcatTGTTCTCTTTGTGAAAC TCCACACTGGATCCACAGTCTGCCCAGAACAAGGACAAACTGCACCGGCTGACAAGAAGAGGACTCCTTTTGGTCCAGTGTGCAGCTATGACCAGTGCCAGGCCTACTTCAACAGAGGGGAACTTCAAC AATGCGAGTGCTATTGTGCACCTGGCTGGAAAGGTTATGGCCGgtcctgtttcttcttctccaccttcCGGCTGAGTTGGGACGAGAGCCTGCAGAACTGCACCAGTAGAGGGGGATCTCTGGCTATTGTTAACAGCCCAGAAGTTCAG AATTTCCTGGCCAGAGCAGGGAGCCTGACGTATTGGATCGGGCTGAGAGAACTGAATTCTGGCTGGACGTGGGTCAACAGGACGGTGCTGCGAGAGAG TCACTGGGCCGAGGCTCCGCTGACCGGGGACTGCGTCGCCCTCATGGGGAGAAACCCACCTGACAAGAACTGGATCAAAGCTTCCTGCCAGGCTTCCACATACTTTATCTGTCAGCAGAATTTCTAA